One Alkalicoccus halolimnae DNA segment encodes these proteins:
- a CDS encoding TRAP transporter substrate-binding protein: MKKTYSLTAGAAVFLFLSACGVESGETNNAAQDNEETNNSTDNAAEEPENDEASNNSADAEHVWQLGWNSGLDDDSKGEAAKAFAEYVNEESDGRIDIEFFPNETYATSPEMIEAVQVGALDMALPGANELAGVVPEYAALSLPFLTEGFDEAHAVLDGPVGDDLKAMGEENGFITLNDVEIGFAQITNNVRPIEEPEDIEGLTIRSPNDVSLIETFNALGASVSTMAYTEIYSGLSQGVIDGQFNPLLSIYDQNMQEVQDYLSITNHTYYYSYMIMDDELFNGLDEELQQIVRDGSERGRDAAREFIASEEEAALERAEDEFEEVTYPDLPPFQEAVEPVYTEVEDVMGAEIIQDMRDFLEEYRNDQ; the protein is encoded by the coding sequence ATGAAAAAAACGTACAGCTTAACTGCAGGAGCCGCCGTGTTCCTTTTTCTCAGTGCATGCGGAGTCGAAAGCGGCGAAACTAACAACGCTGCCCAAGACAACGAAGAAACAAATAACAGCACAGATAACGCCGCGGAGGAACCGGAAAATGACGAAGCATCAAATAACAGTGCAGACGCTGAACACGTCTGGCAGCTCGGCTGGAACTCCGGTCTGGATGACGATTCCAAGGGAGAAGCAGCCAAAGCGTTTGCCGAGTATGTAAACGAAGAGTCGGACGGCCGTATCGATATTGAGTTTTTCCCGAACGAAACGTATGCCACTTCTCCGGAAATGATCGAAGCTGTTCAGGTGGGGGCTCTTGATATGGCGCTGCCCGGGGCCAATGAACTGGCCGGCGTCGTTCCTGAATATGCCGCTTTATCCCTTCCCTTCCTTACCGAAGGATTCGACGAAGCCCATGCCGTTCTTGACGGCCCTGTAGGAGACGATTTGAAGGCTATGGGAGAAGAAAACGGCTTTATCACATTGAACGATGTGGAAATCGGCTTTGCACAAATTACAAATAATGTCCGTCCGATTGAAGAGCCGGAAGACATTGAGGGGCTTACGATCCGCTCCCCTAACGACGTCAGCCTGATCGAAACGTTCAATGCTCTCGGAGCTTCCGTTTCCACGATGGCTTATACGGAAATCTACAGCGGTCTCTCCCAGGGTGTTATTGACGGACAGTTCAATCCGCTTCTCAGCATTTATGACCAGAATATGCAGGAAGTTCAGGATTACCTTTCCATTACGAATCACACGTATTACTATTCCTATATGATCATGGACGACGAACTGTTTAACGGGCTTGATGAAGAACTGCAGCAGATCGTGCGCGACGGTTCGGAACGCGGACGGGACGCAGCACGCGAATTTATCGCTTCGGAAGAAGAAGCGGCACTGGAACGGGCCGAAGACGAGTTTGAAGAAGTTACTTACCCGGATCTGCCTCCTTTCCAGGAAGCAGTAGAACCTGTCTATACCGAAGTGGAAGATGTCATGGGAGCTGAGATTATTCAGGATATGAGAGATTTCCTCGAAGAGTACCGGAACGATCAGTAA
- a CDS encoding TRAP transporter small permease: MPQEEKRPPRGKVAVIMRYIEGVSSFLLAVLTVVVFSEVLSRYVFQTPLVFSNEMTQLLFPWMIFVAAIAVTHDDAHLSVSYFRDRLPYFMQKGLYMFSKVVMLIFSVFMIVSSMQFVGNVSGQVMPVLRISSGWLASSVVFSFIFISLVLIYQIYLISTNKMLVPGEEEAYLDMDNDR; encoded by the coding sequence ATGCCGCAGGAAGAAAAACGCCCCCCGCGCGGAAAAGTTGCCGTCATCATGCGTTATATTGAAGGAGTTTCCTCGTTTCTGCTGGCGGTGCTGACGGTCGTCGTATTCAGCGAAGTGCTGAGCCGTTATGTTTTCCAGACACCGCTCGTTTTTTCCAATGAAATGACCCAGCTTTTGTTTCCGTGGATGATTTTTGTTGCTGCAATTGCCGTAACCCATGATGATGCCCATCTGTCCGTCTCCTATTTCCGGGACAGGCTCCCCTACTTTATGCAGAAAGGCCTGTACATGTTTTCTAAAGTGGTCATGCTCATATTCTCTGTCTTTATGATCGTATCGAGCATGCAGTTTGTCGGCAATGTTTCGGGCCAGGTTATGCCGGTGCTTCGTATTTCAAGCGGCTGGCTTGCCTCTTCTGTCGTCTTTTCGTTTATCTTCATCAGCCTTGTACTTATTTATCAAATTTATTTAATTTCCACGAACAAAATGCTCGTGCCGGGAGAGGAGGAAGCCTACCTTGATATGGATAATGATCGCTAG
- a CDS encoding TRAP transporter large permease, translating to MIWIMIASFFLLIILGIPIAFAMGASALMYIVVAGIPLEMLTQRFFSNTQSFAFLAIPFFILAGNLMIHGNIAQRIISVADSMVRQLPGGLGCVSVVTSMGMAGVSGSSIADAASTGSVLIPEMKKKGYSAKFAASINASSSVVGIIIPPSSTMIIIAWLVGSDISVGEMFIAGIVPGILIGIAYLITTVLIALKRGYPSEKKPTLKEFLSNLRRASLALLLPFLLISAIIFGVATATEAAALAVVYALLLGLFVYKTLNWNNIVRSLKESAHGTSIVMVTICASMIFTWVLISEGIPRMISDALTGLGLPSWGLLLVLVAIMLVAGMIMELVPNLFLFIPIFMPIATDIIGMDPMHFAMIMLVTFALGMFTPPVGATLFISCFIAKVKIEETVMDVLPYFLAGVAVVLIISFFPFTVLLLPSLF from the coding sequence TTGATATGGATAATGATCGCTAGCTTTTTTCTATTAATTATTCTCGGTATACCGATCGCCTTTGCGATGGGTGCTTCCGCTCTGATGTATATTGTCGTAGCAGGTATTCCTCTGGAAATGCTTACACAGCGGTTCTTTTCCAACACCCAGTCCTTCGCCTTTCTTGCGATCCCTTTTTTCATACTGGCAGGAAACCTGATGATCCACGGCAACATCGCCCAGCGCATTATCAGCGTGGCTGATTCCATGGTCCGCCAGCTCCCGGGTGGTCTCGGCTGTGTCTCCGTTGTCACAAGTATGGGAATGGCTGGCGTATCCGGTTCGTCTATTGCTGATGCAGCTTCTACCGGGAGCGTGCTCATTCCGGAAATGAAAAAGAAGGGTTACAGTGCCAAGTTTGCGGCCTCGATCAACGCTTCCAGTTCCGTTGTCGGCATTATCATTCCCCCAAGTTCGACGATGATCATTATCGCCTGGCTTGTCGGATCAGACATTTCCGTTGGTGAAATGTTTATTGCCGGCATCGTTCCCGGCATTCTCATAGGAATTGCCTATTTAATAACTACCGTTCTGATCGCATTGAAGCGGGGCTATCCAAGTGAAAAAAAACCGACACTAAAAGAATTTCTATCCAATCTACGCAGAGCTTCCCTCGCCCTTCTGCTGCCTTTTCTATTAATCAGTGCAATTATTTTCGGGGTGGCAACGGCGACCGAAGCAGCCGCTCTTGCAGTTGTTTATGCGCTCCTGCTCGGTCTTTTCGTTTATAAAACGCTGAACTGGAATAACATTGTCAGGTCTTTAAAAGAATCCGCCCACGGGACGAGTATCGTCATGGTTACAATCTGTGCGTCGATGATCTTTACGTGGGTACTCATTTCCGAAGGGATTCCACGGATGATTTCCGATGCGCTCACCGGACTCGGCCTCCCTTCGTGGGGACTTCTGCTCGTACTTGTGGCGATTATGCTCGTAGCCGGAATGATTATGGAACTTGTCCCGAATTTATTTTTGTTTATTCCGATTTTCATGCCGATTGCAACTGACATCATCGGCATGGACCCGATGCACTTTGCGATGATCATGCTCGTCACCTTCGCCCTCGGTATGTTCACACCGCCGGTCGGCGCGACGCTTTTCATTTCCTGCTTCATTGCCAAAGTAAAAATAGAAGAAACGGTCATGGATGTCCTTCCGTACTTTCTTGCAGGCGTAGCTGTCGTATTAATTATTTCCTTCTTTCCATTCACCGTTCTTCTGCTGCCTTCGC
- a CDS encoding helix-turn-helix domain-containing protein — MDTEKKLLSLISSTRVMTSTLDLDEVLHQLIREVLNVIDGANASVLFLYDEKINKLYAKAAVGFDMTYLRHARLAPGEGMSGSTFLAKKGQIFLSQDDTFQHMNNISPETKESYTRSLGEYKLPTSALSVPLISKGDCIGVLTVDIYEKNAKFDKQNLKLLETFGAQATIAIENATLFSRNERTTKIHEKLSKAAISQGGVKEITKTLAELIEHGVVVYNEFFDLLEPSSYQTGKDAEKLLESLGDSIRDYISEDHVSSASTSIYERPLEAVHFPIKSDAYTIGYLTILLHDHETLDPLDRFAIEQASLIFALEMARQERTALNDLKHSGYVLDQLLHSEWNELSMNQIAKLPAFSSEKCQYVIVHMAIDDPMLSFHNLSAQKNQLLRLIYREVFSYRYKAFVLDQTRETTFLFAAPEDVSEKKLHEELGILFRTIQYRSRERFALSISAGLGRTVKHLRDIRTSHRDAKKCVDYIQTNPQSEKLVSFYELGIQRLFLNTEWNELEDFVSDTIGPLLQYDKAHDTMLFNTMQTYLETTYNITRTAKAMYVHPNTVKYRLQVIASLFEQPVLQGKKAFEMQLGIYIYHYLKGK, encoded by the coding sequence ATGGATACAGAAAAGAAACTGCTCAGCCTGATCAGCTCCACGCGCGTCATGACATCAACCCTTGATTTGGACGAAGTTCTTCATCAGCTTATTAGAGAAGTACTGAATGTCATTGATGGAGCAAACGCCAGTGTCCTGTTTTTATATGACGAAAAAATTAATAAACTTTACGCAAAAGCCGCCGTCGGTTTTGACATGACTTATCTGCGACACGCAAGGCTCGCGCCGGGAGAAGGGATGAGCGGCTCCACATTTCTCGCAAAGAAAGGCCAGATTTTCCTCTCGCAGGATGATACGTTTCAGCATATGAATAACATCAGTCCTGAGACGAAGGAATCCTACACCCGTTCGCTCGGAGAATATAAACTGCCTACAAGTGCCCTTTCCGTCCCTCTAATATCAAAAGGAGACTGTATCGGCGTACTGACTGTGGACATTTACGAAAAAAACGCGAAGTTTGATAAGCAGAATCTTAAACTCCTGGAAACATTCGGTGCCCAGGCAACGATTGCAATCGAAAATGCGACACTGTTCTCACGCAACGAGCGGACGACGAAAATTCATGAGAAGCTGTCTAAAGCTGCGATCTCCCAGGGCGGGGTCAAGGAAATTACGAAAACCCTCGCTGAACTAATTGAACATGGAGTCGTTGTTTACAATGAATTTTTTGACCTTCTTGAACCTTCTTCCTATCAAACAGGCAAAGATGCAGAAAAGCTCTTAGAATCGCTGGGTGATAGTATCCGCGACTATATATCAGAAGACCACGTCTCCTCCGCCTCCACCTCTATCTATGAAAGACCGCTGGAGGCCGTGCACTTCCCTATTAAATCAGATGCTTACACAATCGGCTACTTAACCATTCTCCTCCATGATCACGAAACGCTGGACCCGCTCGACCGCTTTGCTATCGAACAGGCAAGTCTTATATTCGCCCTCGAAATGGCGAGACAGGAACGCACTGCTCTCAATGACCTTAAGCATTCCGGCTATGTCCTTGACCAGCTTCTCCACAGTGAATGGAATGAACTTTCGATGAATCAGATCGCAAAGCTTCCGGCTTTTTCTTCGGAAAAATGCCAGTACGTCATTGTGCACATGGCAATTGATGATCCTATGCTTTCTTTTCACAATCTTTCTGCACAAAAAAATCAGCTGCTTCGGCTTATTTACCGTGAGGTTTTCTCCTACCGCTACAAAGCATTTGTCCTTGATCAAACGAGGGAAACGACTTTTCTGTTCGCTGCACCGGAAGACGTAAGTGAAAAAAAACTGCATGAAGAACTGGGAATTCTTTTCAGAACTATTCAGTATCGTTCGCGGGAACGCTTTGCCCTTTCTATTTCTGCAGGGCTCGGCCGGACGGTGAAACACCTGCGTGACATCAGGACCTCCCACCGTGATGCGAAAAAATGCGTGGATTACATTCAGACGAACCCTCAGTCAGAGAAGCTCGTGAGCTTTTACGAACTCGGCATCCAGCGTTTGTTTTTAAATACGGAATGGAACGAACTTGAGGATTTTGTCAGCGATACGATCGGCCCCCTTCTTCAATATGATAAGGCTCATGACACCATGCTTTTTAATACGATGCAGACCTATCTGGAAACCACTTACAATATTACCCGTACTGCTAAAGCGATGTATGTGCATCCCAACACTGTAAAATACAGGCTGCAGGTTATTGCTTCTCTTTTTGAGCAGCCGGTCCTTCAGGGAAAAAAGGCTTTCGAAATGCAGCTGGGCATATATATTTATCACTATTTAAAAGGAAAATAA
- the htpG gene encoding molecular chaperone HtpG, with amino-acid sequence MVQKEFKAESKRLLEMMVNSIYSQKEIFLRELISNASDAIDKMYYRALTDDTLAFNQEDFYIRVSADKESRTLTIADTGIGMTEEELERNLGTIAESGSLAFKKENEVEDGRDIIGQFGVGFYSAFMVADRVIVNTKSADSDQAFRWESNGVDGYTIEPGEKTEAGTTITIYMKENGEEDSYDQFLEENNLQSIIKKYSDFIRYPILMNVTVQKPAEEENGETEEVGEEQTINSMVPIWRKDKSELSDEDYTNFYHEKHYGFDQPLKHIHINVDGTIRYSSILFIPETTPFDFYSKEFEKGLELYSSGVLIMEKCPDLLPDYFSFVKGMVDSEDLSLNISREMLQHDRQLKMIAKNIKTKVKKELQTMLKNDRENYEKFFQAFGRQLKFGVYSDFGQNADDLKDLLLFHSSAEKKPVSLAEYVERMPEEQQYIYYASGESIDRIDKLPQTELVKDKGYELLYFTEEVDEFAIKMMREYEGKEFKSVSSGDLGLESEEEKKESEETASEHKEMFEKMQNILGSKVNGVRLSKRLKSHPVCLTAEGEVTIEMEKILAQMPENQGVEADKVLEINHQHDVFQSLKKAHEENDEATFDLYTNLLYNQARLIEGLSVEDPVAFTNDVCRIMK; translated from the coding sequence ATGGTACAAAAAGAATTCAAAGCTGAATCGAAAAGACTCCTGGAAATGATGGTCAACTCCATCTATTCCCAGAAAGAAATTTTTCTGCGTGAACTGATCTCCAATGCCAGTGACGCAATTGATAAAATGTACTACCGGGCGTTAACAGACGATACACTCGCCTTTAACCAGGAAGACTTCTACATCCGTGTTTCTGCCGATAAAGAATCACGTACGCTTACGATCGCCGATACCGGAATCGGCATGACCGAGGAAGAGCTGGAACGCAACCTTGGCACCATTGCAGAAAGCGGGTCCCTCGCTTTCAAAAAAGAAAATGAAGTGGAAGACGGCCGCGATATTATCGGCCAGTTCGGCGTCGGTTTCTATTCCGCCTTCATGGTTGCTGACCGCGTTATTGTTAATACGAAATCAGCAGATTCCGATCAGGCCTTCCGCTGGGAGTCCAACGGCGTTGACGGGTATACGATCGAACCCGGAGAGAAAACGGAAGCAGGAACAACCATTACTATTTATATGAAGGAAAACGGAGAAGAGGATTCCTACGATCAATTTCTTGAAGAGAACAACCTCCAGTCCATCATCAAAAAGTACTCGGACTTCATCCGCTATCCTATCCTGATGAACGTTACTGTGCAGAAGCCGGCTGAGGAAGAAAACGGCGAAACGGAAGAAGTCGGGGAAGAACAGACCATCAACAGCATGGTTCCTATCTGGCGCAAAGATAAATCCGAGCTTTCAGACGAAGACTATACGAATTTTTATCACGAAAAACATTACGGTTTCGATCAGCCGCTCAAGCACATTCACATTAATGTTGACGGAACGATCCGCTACAGCTCGATTCTGTTCATTCCGGAAACAACGCCTTTCGACTTTTATTCCAAGGAATTTGAAAAAGGGCTGGAGCTTTATTCCAGCGGCGTACTGATCATGGAAAAATGTCCGGACCTGCTCCCTGATTACTTCAGCTTCGTCAAAGGAATGGTCGATTCCGAAGATCTTTCCCTGAACATTTCCCGGGAAATGCTTCAGCATGACCGTCAGCTGAAAATGATCGCTAAAAACATTAAAACAAAAGTGAAAAAAGAACTGCAGACGATGCTTAAAAACGACCGCGAAAACTACGAGAAATTCTTCCAGGCATTCGGACGGCAGCTGAAGTTCGGTGTTTACAGTGACTTCGGTCAAAACGCGGATGACTTAAAAGATCTGCTTCTTTTCCACTCGTCCGCCGAGAAAAAACCAGTAAGTCTCGCCGAGTATGTGGAGCGCATGCCGGAGGAGCAGCAGTACATCTACTACGCTTCCGGTGAATCAATCGATCGTATCGACAAGCTTCCTCAGACAGAGCTCGTCAAAGACAAAGGCTATGAACTGCTTTACTTCACTGAAGAAGTTGACGAATTTGCGATTAAAATGATGCGGGAATACGAAGGCAAAGAATTCAAGTCGGTTTCCAGCGGGGATCTCGGCCTTGAATCGGAAGAAGAAAAAAAGGAATCCGAAGAAACCGCCAGTGAGCACAAGGAAATGTTCGAAAAAATGCAGAATATCCTTGGCAGTAAAGTAAACGGCGTCCGCCTTTCCAAACGTCTGAAGTCACACCCGGTGTGCCTGACTGCTGAAGGTGAAGTGACGATTGAAATGGAAAAAATCCTCGCTCAAATGCCGGAGAACCAGGGCGTTGAAGCAGATAAAGTGCTGGAAATTAACCATCAGCATGACGTCTTTCAATCCTTGAAAAAGGCGCATGAAGAAAACGACGAAGCCACTTTCGACCTGTATACGAACCTGCTGTACAACCAGGCTCGACTTATCGAAGGTCTTTCTGTAGAAGACCCTGTCGCCTTCACTAACGATGTCTGCCGGATCATGAAATAA
- a CDS encoding Zn-dependent hydrolase — MYKKLLDHYDSSLTKNGVDGERLASRLDALSKIGLTEDNGSRRISFSPEEQQAKDLVKGWMEEAGLTVTQDGAANVIGRLGGSSSSKTIMAGSHLDSVPNGGHFDGPLGVLAALEVAQAWKDSGFHPEKSYEVIIFTDEEGSRFNSGLTGSQAMTGQWSEEQKSSLTDAVGRTFTSVLKDNNLSFQTFHEAERDFSDIEAFVEVHIEQGKRLEKENLPTGIVEGIAGPSWLNISFHGNAGHAGNTPMDDREDALIAAGQFISAVENLPPLISPSSVATVGKLDVKPNGVNVIPGEVYLTVDVRDIHEETRDKLRDSVLLLAEKIAEKRRIQVDTKEVMYVQPVQVTQNMQQKAGRAAEEVLGKKPFFLPSGAGHDAMMIGRKTDVAMLFTRSKDGISHSPEEWSSLDDCVQTVHVLKKLIESLSYVK, encoded by the coding sequence ATGTACAAAAAATTACTCGATCATTACGATTCCTCCCTCACTAAAAACGGGGTCGACGGGGAACGCCTGGCATCGAGGCTCGATGCTCTCTCTAAAATCGGTCTGACAGAAGATAACGGAAGCCGCCGCATTTCGTTTTCCCCCGAAGAACAACAGGCTAAAGACCTTGTCAAAGGCTGGATGGAAGAAGCCGGCTTAACCGTAACGCAGGACGGTGCAGCCAATGTTATCGGCAGGCTCGGCGGCAGCAGCTCATCCAAAACGATCATGGCCGGCTCCCACCTCGACAGCGTACCGAATGGCGGCCATTTTGACGGACCGCTCGGCGTGCTCGCTGCTCTTGAAGTAGCCCAGGCCTGGAAAGACAGTGGTTTTCACCCTGAAAAATCCTATGAAGTCATCATTTTCACAGATGAAGAAGGCTCCCGTTTTAACAGCGGGTTAACCGGGAGTCAGGCGATGACCGGTCAGTGGAGCGAAGAACAGAAAAGCAGTCTCACCGATGCTGTTGGCAGAACATTTACGAGTGTTCTAAAAGATAATAACCTGAGTTTCCAGACGTTCCATGAAGCAGAACGGGACTTTTCCGACATCGAAGCCTTTGTGGAAGTTCACATTGAGCAGGGAAAGCGGCTGGAAAAAGAAAACCTTCCGACCGGTATTGTCGAAGGAATCGCAGGACCTTCCTGGCTGAATATCAGTTTTCACGGAAATGCCGGCCACGCTGGAAATACACCGATGGATGACAGAGAGGATGCCCTCATTGCAGCCGGCCAGTTTATCAGTGCTGTTGAAAACCTGCCTCCGCTCATCAGTCCTTCCTCCGTCGCTACAGTCGGAAAACTGGACGTAAAGCCGAACGGTGTCAACGTTATTCCGGGAGAAGTCTATCTGACTGTCGACGTCCGGGATATTCACGAAGAGACCCGGGACAAGCTCCGCGACTCCGTGCTGCTTTTAGCTGAAAAAATAGCTGAAAAGCGGAGGATTCAAGTAGATACAAAGGAAGTAATGTACGTTCAGCCGGTTCAAGTAACTCAAAACATGCAGCAGAAAGCCGGCAGAGCAGCCGAAGAAGTCCTCGGCAAAAAACCATTTTTTCTTCCGAGCGGTGCCGGTCATGACGCGATGATGATCGGAAGAAAAACCGATGTGGCAATGCTTTTCACAAGAAGTAAAGACGGGATCAGCCACAGTCCCGAAGAATGGTCGTCGCTCGATGACTGTGTTCAGACCGTTCATGTCCTGAAAAAGCTGATCGAATCGCTTAGTTACGTTAAATAG